A genome region from Chitinivorax sp. PXF-14 includes the following:
- a CDS encoding arsenate reductase ArsC — protein sequence MAEALFDHLGKPWIRVVSAGSHPVGRVNPFAIEQISAHLNDDGVAYRSKSWDQFAQAHSDRPIDVVLTVCSNAADEPPCPVFPGEARRVHWEFADPAAVSGNPEEIRAAFSATFLEMRTRITSLMELPLERLSKSQVADALRALSERGEQ from the coding sequence ATGGCGGAGGCATTGTTCGATCATCTGGGCAAACCATGGATTCGAGTGGTCAGCGCCGGTAGTCACCCAGTGGGCCGGGTCAATCCGTTTGCCATCGAGCAGATCAGCGCACATTTGAATGACGATGGAGTGGCTTACCGAAGCAAGAGCTGGGATCAGTTTGCCCAAGCGCATTCGGATAGGCCGATTGATGTTGTTCTGACTGTTTGCTCGAATGCCGCAGACGAGCCGCCATGCCCGGTGTTCCCTGGTGAAGCACGGCGGGTGCATTGGGAGTTTGCCGATCCAGCCGCTGTCTCAGGAAATCCGGAGGAGATCCGCGCCGCGTTTTCCGCGACGTTTCTTGAGATGCGAACGCGCATCACATCGCTGATGGAATTGCCGCTTGAGCGCCTGAGCAAATCCCAAGTCGCGGATGCCTTGCGGGCGCTATCAGAAAGAGGAGAACAATGA
- a CDS encoding methyltransferase domain-containing protein: MHELVQDYYGKQLQSSADLKTTACCDASAMPEWLKPLLARIHPEVLSRYYGCGLVCPQQLAGCRVLDLGCGSGRDVYALAQLAGPDGMVVGVDMTDEQLAVAQSHRAHHVQAFGFDNVRFLSGYIERLAELDLEPESFDVIVSNCVVNLSPDKAAVLRGVHRLLKPGGEFYFSDVYADRRVPTAVRDDPVLYGECLGGALYWNDFLRLANAAGFADPRLVEDRPLLITDPTLAERVGNLRFFSATYRLFKLGGLESACEDYGQAVIYRGTVAQHPHRFQLDKHHDIATGKVFPVCGNTWRMLNETRFARHFDFIGNFDQHFGLFEGCGGGLPFDQGSNGTSGGGACC; the protein is encoded by the coding sequence ATGCATGAACTCGTACAAGACTATTACGGCAAGCAGCTGCAAAGCAGTGCCGATCTGAAAACCACGGCCTGCTGCGATGCCAGTGCCATGCCGGAGTGGCTCAAGCCCTTGCTCGCGCGCATTCATCCCGAAGTGCTGTCACGCTATTACGGTTGCGGGCTCGTCTGTCCGCAACAGCTTGCGGGGTGCCGGGTACTGGATCTGGGCTGCGGGTCCGGACGCGACGTTTACGCGCTGGCGCAGTTGGCCGGCCCGGACGGGATGGTGGTGGGCGTCGACATGACCGACGAGCAACTTGCCGTCGCGCAAAGCCATAGAGCACACCATGTACAGGCATTCGGCTTCGATAACGTGCGTTTTCTGAGCGGCTACATTGAGCGGCTAGCCGAACTGGATCTGGAACCCGAAAGCTTTGACGTCATCGTTTCCAACTGCGTGGTGAATCTGTCGCCCGACAAGGCCGCTGTTTTGCGCGGCGTTCATAGGCTGCTCAAGCCGGGGGGCGAGTTCTATTTTTCGGACGTCTATGCGGACCGCCGCGTGCCGACCGCCGTGCGCGACGACCCCGTGCTCTACGGCGAATGCCTCGGCGGTGCGCTGTACTGGAATGATTTCCTGCGGTTGGCCAACGCGGCAGGGTTTGCCGATCCGCGTTTGGTCGAAGATAGACCGCTGCTCATCACCGACCCCACCTTGGCCGAGCGCGTGGGAAACCTGCGTTTTTTCTCCGCCACCTACCGCCTGTTCAAGCTTGGCGGCCTGGAAAGCGCCTGCGAAGACTACGGGCAAGCCGTGATCTATCGCGGAACGGTAGCGCAGCACCCGCATCGTTTCCAACTGGATAAGCACCACGATATCGCCACAGGAAAGGTGTTCCCTGTCTGCGGCAATACCTGGCGCATGCTGAACGAAACCCGTTTCGCCCGTCATTTCGACTTCATCGGAAATTTCGATCAGCACTTTGGACTGTTTGAGGGCTGCGGCGGCGGCCTGCCATTTGACCAGGGCTCCAATGGCACGTCAGGAGGTGGCGCATGTTGCTAA
- a CDS encoding DUF3047 domain-containing protein — MKRVAFSALLLPALIQAQTLDVGRIDAGATAIPAPWQIVVPSEKAPPTRYQLRQWDGVAAIEATAKGSMALLARPLNMDLQPTPVLCWRWRIDAPLIHADLSKKSGDDFAARVYVAFSLPDRALNLGQRLKLGLARQLFGAQVPDAAINYVWDNRHPIGFEAPNAYTDQARMLVLESGAERAGRWIEERRDVLSDARRLFGTDQIKAAQLAIASDTDNTGEFAHAGFADFHFVPPDQPCSFSAPSR, encoded by the coding sequence GTGAAGCGTGTGGCCTTCTCAGCCTTGCTGCTGCCAGCGCTTATTCAGGCGCAGACACTGGATGTGGGGCGCATTGACGCCGGAGCAACGGCCATTCCCGCGCCCTGGCAAATCGTCGTACCGTCTGAGAAAGCGCCGCCTACCCGCTATCAGCTACGGCAGTGGGATGGCGTCGCGGCCATCGAAGCCACGGCCAAGGGCAGCATGGCGCTGCTGGCGCGACCGCTGAACATGGACTTGCAGCCAACGCCGGTTTTGTGCTGGCGCTGGCGCATCGATGCGCCCCTGATCCATGCGGATCTATCGAAAAAATCGGGCGATGATTTTGCCGCCCGTGTCTATGTCGCCTTTTCGCTGCCCGACCGTGCGCTGAATCTCGGGCAACGCCTCAAGTTGGGACTGGCGCGGCAGTTGTTTGGGGCGCAGGTTCCAGACGCGGCGATCAACTACGTTTGGGATAACCGACACCCCATCGGTTTCGAAGCCCCCAATGCCTACACCGACCAAGCCCGCATGCTGGTACTCGAATCCGGCGCCGAGCGGGCTGGCCGCTGGATTGAGGAGCGACGAGATGTTCTCTCCGATGCGCGTCGCCTGTTCGGTACGGATCAAATAAAAGCTGCGCAGCTTGCCATCGCAAGCGATACAGACAATACCGGCGAATTTGCACATGCCGGGTTCGCCGATTTTCACTTTGTGCCCCCGGATCAACCCTGTTCATTCTCAGCGCCGTCACGCTGA
- a CDS encoding TIGR04282 family arsenosugar biosynthesis glycosyltransferase, translated as MSPIRIVIFAKAPLAGLAKTRLIPALGEQGSARLAQRMLRHTVAEALAADVGEIELCVTPEPGAQQWRPFRDPEWPVAWQAQGDGDLGERLARATRRGVLDGRAVLLIGTDCPFLTAERLREAATQLVSKDAVIIPSADGGYVLLGLKTFNPSVFRGIAWSTDSVAFDTLCRIGVLQWSVAQLPILCDIDEPADLAALPQDWCVR; from the coding sequence ATGAGTCCCATCCGGATCGTGATCTTCGCCAAGGCGCCGCTGGCGGGGCTCGCCAAGACACGCCTCATTCCGGCACTGGGCGAGCAAGGTTCGGCTCGGCTTGCCCAGCGCATGTTGCGCCATACCGTGGCCGAGGCGCTGGCCGCCGATGTCGGAGAAATCGAACTGTGCGTCACGCCAGAACCCGGCGCGCAGCAATGGCGGCCCTTTCGCGACCCTGAGTGGCCTGTCGCCTGGCAGGCACAGGGCGATGGCGATTTGGGTGAGCGGCTCGCGCGCGCCACACGCAGAGGCGTTCTGGATGGGCGCGCGGTGCTGCTCATCGGTACCGATTGCCCTTTTCTGACCGCAGAGCGTCTGCGTGAGGCTGCTACACAGCTGGTGTCGAAGGACGCGGTGATCATTCCGAGCGCCGACGGTGGCTATGTATTGCTCGGCCTAAAGACTTTCAATCCTTCGGTCTTTCGAGGCATCGCCTGGAGCACTGACAGTGTCGCTTTTGACACCCTATGCCGCATCGGCGTATTGCAGTGGTCGGTCGCGCAGTTGCCCATACTGTGCGACATCGATGAACCCGCCGATCTGGCGGCTCTGCCGCAGGATTGGTGCGTGCGGTGA